The nucleotide window AGACCCAGAGCGCCGCCGAGCATGGCGAAAAGCAGTTGCCGCGTGAAGAGAAAGATCAAGAGGAATAGGCCAGCAGTGGTCGCCAGTTGGATAAGAACGAACTCGGGTACCGTGAGTGGCAGGTTGGCCCGGGCCAGGTCAGTGGCTATCGAGGCGGCAAAGCTGCGCCCCGAGACGAGCCGGGCCACGCCTTGCACCAGCGGTTCAAACCAACGGCCCTTGCGCTTGTCATCGGTAATCGCAAGAGGCTGTGCGTCCTGCAGGAGGTCCTCGAGGCGTGAGGCAACGGTGTCCTGTCGCTCGATGAGCCGGCCAAGGCCGACGAACATCAGGAGGACCGCCGCAACTATGCCAAGTGCGCTGAGGGCTACAAGCACACCCACCGTCAACCTCCCCAGACGGGCAGACGTGTCCACCCGGCGAGCTGCTGCCCAAAGAGCATCGTGCTCAGGCAGCCGGCCACCAGGTAAGGCGCATAGGGAATGTACTGCTTGGGTCCGCGGATGCGCGTGACGAGCAGCACTGCAGCAGCCAGACCGCCAAACAGGATTCCCAGCAGTAACGCCTGAAATACTGCCGGAAAGCCATTGATCGTCCCGATCAGAATCGCCAGCTTGACATCACCGGGTCCGAGTGCGCCGCGCCCCGCGGCAGCGAGCAGTATGAACAGAGCCCCGGCCGAGAGAGCGCCAGTCAATGCCGAACGCGGGTCGGGCAGCACACGGAGAATGCTGAACAACAGAGACAGCACTATGCCGGTGGCTACCAGTACGTTGGGGACCAGGCGGTGTTCGAGGTCGATTGCGCCGATCAGTAGCAGCAGCTCGCTCAGCATGAACCGGGCCCAGAAAGTGGGGTCCCACGAGTGAACCCGGTACAGGTACACGGCAAAGGCAACTGAACCCGCGAGCAACAACAGGGTTCGCCAGAACGGACGGGGGCGAGAAGAGACCACCGGGATACCGTCGCCATCTTCGTCGGCAATGCGGGCCGGCAGCCAGTCCGCGACCCAGTTGGTGAGCCAGGCACCGGCGAGGCCCAGGAGCAGCGCAGCCCACATGTGGCTAGCTCCCAGCCTGACCACGCCCCAGGAGTGCGCTGGCCATGGCCGGGGCGGGGCGCTTTTTGGAGGCTCTGTTGAGAACCAGATCCGCAAGCTGAACGACACTCTGAGCAACGGCGCTCTTGGGATGGCTAATGACCACAGGAATGCCACGGTTGACGGAATAGGTCATCAGGGGCTCGTCATTGGGTATGGTCACATCGACACTCGTCTGGAGGGCCGCCTCGACATCGCGGAGCTGCAGTCCACCCTTGGTAGGGTAACGATTCAGCACGACCAGAGGCTTGGTGTCCCGCATCCAGGAGGCAGCCGACTGAAGGAACAGGTGGGCATTGCGCAGCGAGGTCATCTCCGGGGTAAGGATGAGAACGGTCTCGGACAGTTGTAGTATTGCCATCGTACTGGCATCCATGGAAGTGGCGGTGTCAAGGACGAGAAAGTCACACGCTTCCTGCAGCCAGCCGATGATGCGCTGCCATTGTTCTGGCGCTACATGTGAAACGTCCTGTGCCCACGGGTAGGAGGCTAGCACACGGATGTCGGATGAATGAGCAGTAAGCACCGACCCGAGAAGCTCCATATCGAGTTGGTCCAGCCGAGGCAGCAGGTCGCCCACGGTATGCTGCGGGGCCAGATTGAGCATTACGGCGAGAGTCCCGCCCAGCGTCGAAGAGTCGACAACGGTTACTCTCCTGGCGCTCTTGGAGCGAAGGGCAACCGCCAGGTTGACCGCCAGAGCAGTAGTCCCCACTCCGCCCTTGGCACCCCACAGGGCCACAATGTGCGCCAGAGTCTTTTCCTCGCTGCGCAACGCTGCCTTCACCCGGGCTACCAGCTCTGCCGGGGCCACGGGCTTGATGATAAAGTCGTCGGCTCCAGCCTTGAAGCCGGCTACCTTATCGGTCACGTCAGTGCGGCTGGAGTAGAGCAGGATCGGAGTCTTGGCCGTCGACGGCACTGCTCTGAGCGTGCGACAAACCTCATAGCCATCCACATCGGGCAGGTCAGTGTCCAACAGGACTAGTTTGGGGCGATTGAGTTCCGCCAGTACCACTCCGGCCTGGCCGGTAATGGCGGTGAGGACCTCCAGGCCCTCGGCGCGGAGAACGCGCTGGATGTTCTCAGCGACGTCGACGTCGTGATCGATAACGAGAATGGTCGTTGACACTGACTGCCCCTTATGGTTCGACTGGAATGCGGATGCGGTACCGGTCGATGACATAGTTGATGTTCACCGACTGCGTCTCAGAGATCTCGGTGGCCTCCGGCGCCCGCAGCACGATGTCGACGCCGCCGCCGATGTCCTTGAGGTGCTTGAGGATCAGAGCATCCTGGGGATCGAGGGCAAAGACGATGGCCAATGGCCCCACACCGTGACTTCCAACTCGAGCGGATGCCTCCACGCCCAGGTCAGAGGAGTGGATCACCGCCGCGATCTCGAGATTCTGCAAAGCGTTGAAGGTAACCGTTCCTCCCCGGCCCTCACCCTGCGTCTCCACGTTGATGGAGAACAGCAAGTCGACGTGGTCGCCTGGCTGGAGCATGTCGACCTGACTCATCAAGTCGCCGGCGGGGAAAGCCATGGCGACCTTGGTCTTGTCCATCAAGAAGGCCACGTGCTCGCCTTTCATCGTCGGCGAGACGATGTTGGTAGTCAGGATCATCTCGTCGGGAGCCAGCGGCACCATGGTCAACAGCCCCACCACCTGATCCAGGCTGCGCGCGGCGCTTTCGGGAACGATGTCGGCCGGTGCCTTGCGCAGCTCTACATCAGCGGCCTGGATGAGGCCGCGGACACCCAGAGCGCGGGTCGAAACCACAACATCTACGGTCGGCGCCTCGGGTGCGACTGGCTTGGCCAGCAATGCCCTTTGGATCGCGACATAAGCCAGCAAGCCAGCCAGGAGCGCGATGACAGCTCCCGCTGCTATCCAGATGCATCCAGATCTTTTTCTCATCTAGGGCCATCTCCTCCGGCCTCGATGGCGCCCGACCGGACTGGTGGGCCCGGTCAGTTGCTCGGCAGCAGCCGTGCTCGGCGCCTGTTGGCCTGCCGGTTACGAGTCCTGCGCATCATACACGAATTTGTGGAATTGAGCCTATCTGTACTAGCTGGATCTCGACCGCTCCGCCGCTGTCACCACTCGGCCGCGGCTCCGGGCGGAGCAAATTAAGCCCGCATAGAGCCAGCCACTGGCCTTGGCCGTCATGCAGCCCCTGCGCGGGACACGTGCGCTGTCGTCATTCGAGATGACGTGAGGGGTATTGAATAGATACGGGAAGTCAACAGTGGCACTTGCCGTGAGACTGGCTCGCCGGCCGGGCGAAAGCAGCAAGAGCGATGCCCTCAATGGCCGGAACCGGCAAGCTCAAGTGGAAGGCCAACCCACAGGCCATCAGCGAAGCTCCTGCCTGCCCCGAGTTTTCGGCGCACTTTGCGACACCAGGTTCGCTGGGTGGTTCGGTGGGTCAATTGCCCCCCAGCAGGTAGACCTGGCAGCCGTCCCAGGAAGCGACCAGCGGCAAGCGAATGGAGGCTAAATCGGCAGTGAACTCGGCCGGCAGGCCCTGTGGGCGGTCGCCCCAGACAATGAGCAACTCGGCGCCAAAGCGTCGAGCTGCCGTTTGGGCGGTAGCCAGACCGCCAAAGGGGATGGCCAACGTCCGGCGCTCGGCAAACAGCGAGATGCCCAGGCCGTTATTGGTCAAAATGATGGTCTGTGGGTCGGTGTTAGCCTTGACCCATTCCGCTACCCTGGCGTTGCTCTGCGCAAGGCGTCGATTGCTGACGATCTCCGTTCTGGCCACGGTCACGCCTATCAAACAGGCCACCAACACCGCCCCCACCTGAAAGACCCTCAAAGAACGGCGCGGATCCAATACCCCGGCTACCCTGGCCAATCGCTGCCAACTGCAGCGCAGGCCGACGGCGGCAAGTGCAGCCCCAAAGGGCACCCAGGCCGAGAGAGAGTGACTGAACCCCCCTTGCAGACCAGGAAAAACGTAGACCAGAGACATCGCCAGGAAGAGCAGCAAGGGGTACAGGAGTACGGGGAACAGGCTGGGAGGCGCACCCCCCTCGGCAACGGGCCTATCGCGCGGTGAGCTGGCTCGAGGGCGGGTCATGGCAAGCGCACCGAGCGCGATGAACGGCGCCTGCCAGAACTGGAAGGTCCAGATCAGTCGCAGGCCGTTCATTCCCAGCGCGTTCAGGCGTGCCTGAAGCAGCGACGACCAACCCGCGGAGAGCAGATGCTGCAGGGTGAATTGCGGCTCAAAGGCAAAGAACTCGCCGTACTCCCTGAGCAGTGCCGGGTACAGGGGCGGCACCGGGTTCACGCGGCCGAAAGTAAGCCAGTTGCGCAGCCACCAGGGGGCGCAGACGCCTACAAACAAGCCCAGAGTCAGCAGCACCACCCGGAAGGAGACACCCTGCCCACGGTGCCGCAGCCAGAGCACAAAGAGCCCGAAGACAGCCAGGAGGAGAATGGCATCATTTCGCGTGAGGGCGGCCAGGCCCATAAACAGGCCGGAGGCCGCGAGCCAATATGGGTTGCTCCAGTCGCGAGACATCGCGTAGATAGCCAGACCGGCGGTCAACGCGAAGGTGGCGTAGCAGTCAACATCCAACTGGGTTGCCATCACCGTTCCGCCACCGAAAAGGACCAGCCCTGCAGCCACGAGTCCATCC belongs to Chloroflexi bacterium ADurb.Bin180 and includes:
- the comC gene encoding Type 4 prepilin-like proteins leader peptide-processing enzyme: MWAALLLGLAGAWLTNWVADWLPARIADEDGDGIPVVSSRPRPFWRTLLLLAGSVAFAVYLYRVHSWDPTFWARFMLSELLLLIGAIDLEHRLVPNVLVATGIVLSLLFSILRVLPDPRSALTGALSAGALFILLAAAGRGALGPGDVKLAILIGTINGFPAVFQALLLGILFGGLAAAVLLVTRIRGPKQYIPYAPYLVAGCLSTMLFGQQLAGWTRLPVWGG
- the ctrA gene encoding Cell cycle response regulator CtrA; amino-acid sequence: MSTTILVIDHDVDVAENIQRVLRAEGLEVLTAITGQAGVVLAELNRPKLVLLDTDLPDVDGYEVCRTLRAVPSTAKTPILLYSSRTDVTDKVAGFKAGADDFIIKPVAPAELVARVKAALRSEEKTLAHIVALWGAKGGVGTTALAVNLAVALRSKSARRVTVVDSSTLGGTLAVMLNLAPQHTVGDLLPRLDQLDMELLGSVLTAHSSDIRVLASYPWAQDVSHVAPEQWQRIIGWLQEACDFLVLDTATSMDASTMAILQLSETVLILTPEMTSLRNAHLFLQSAASWMRDTKPLVVLNRYPTKGGLQLRDVEAALQTSVDVTIPNDEPLMTYSVNRGIPVVISHPKSAVAQSVVQLADLVLNRASKKRPAPAMASALLGRGQAGS
- a CDS encoding flagellar basal body P-ring biosynthesis protein FlgA, yielding MRKRSGCIWIAAGAVIALLAGLLAYVAIQRALLAKPVAPEAPTVDVVVSTRALGVRGLIQAADVELRKAPADIVPESAARSLDQVVGLLTMVPLAPDEMILTTNIVSPTMKGEHVAFLMDKTKVAMAFPAGDLMSQVDMLQPGDHVDLLFSINVETQGEGRGGTVTFNALQNLEIAAVIHSSDLGVEASARVGSHGVGPLAIVFALDPQDALILKHLKDIGGGVDIVLRAPEATEISETQSVNINYVIDRYRIRIPVEP